The region GATTCCCAGCATGGATCCGGCCGCAAAGATAGGTTCGTGATCGTAGGAAACCTGGCGGTAGATGTATTCGTGTTCTTCGCCAAAACGTTCCCGCAACAATCCGATATGGATGCAACCCACAGGGCATCCCGCGCATGCGGTCTGCCTCAGAAGCCGGTCTTGGGCAAAGTGTTCCCCGGATATGAATTGGGCGCCTGGATCCTGAGTGGCCTGAAGGTTTCGCCAAGGCAAGGCTCGAAGGGCATTCAATGGAAGAACGTTTTCCGGTGTTCCCAAGTCATGGTACTTGCGCATGATGGGAGAGCGCACGGCTTCTTGGTAGATGGTTTTGTAAAACGTTGCATAAGCCTTGGACGTGGGGACCGCCACACTTCGATCCCCGGAAACCAGGATGGCTTTGAGGCGCTTTCGCCCCATGGCGGCGCCACAGCCCAAGCGACCGAAATGGCGATAGGTGTCGACGTTGATGGCGGCAAAAGCCACCAGGTTTTCTCCCGCCGGACCGATGCGCACAATGCTTCGATGGCCGCCTTCGCCCTGATGGATTTTTCGCACCCACTTGCCCGTGGCCAACGTGTCCATACCCCACAGGTAATGGGCGTCCAGGAGGCGAATTTCTCGGGAACCCAAGGTCAAGAGGGTTGGTGAGGCCGCCACGCCTTGAATCACCAGGGCATCGTAGCCGGAAAAACGCAAAGCCAGGGCCAGTCGCCCTCCGGCATGGCTTTCTGCGTATTGGTTGTGATAAGGCGAAAGGAAACCCAGCACCACCTTGCTCATGAGCGGTAGAAAGCCGCTCAAAGGGCCGATGGCAAACACCAAGGGCTGTTCTGGATCATCCCACGGGGCGCTGGGATCGCCGAAGGCTTCAAAAAGCGCCGCGGCAAGCCCGCTGCCGCCCAAATGGTCATGGACGGCGCCGAATGTTGTGGGCTCCGATTGCCCTGTCGTCAGGTTCACCACAAGGACTCGAAAGGAAGATGACATGGGATGTCCTTATTTAAGAGCTTACCTTAGGATTCATGGTCGGCGAGGGATGGCGTCTCAGCGGCTCCACGCACCTCGGCCATTTCCAGACAGTCGTGAGGACAAAACGCCGTGCAGCGGCCACAGTGAATGCAGACGATGGGGTTGAGGCTTTCAGGATCCACCCAGACGGCTTGCACCGGGCAGGCTTCGGCGCAGGCGCCGCACCGAATACACAACTCCCTTTGGACCTTGACGCCACCGCCGGGCCGCTGCGCAAAAGCTCCGGTGGGACACACCGCAACACACGGTGCCGGATCGCACGCCAGGCACAACTGGGCATCAAAGCCCGTGCTGAGCCCTCCTGAACTCCGAATGTGTATCCCCGAATGCAACCAGGAAAGACACCGGTGCACCAACCGCGCGCAGGCCAGCGCACAGGAATAACATCCGATACAGCGCTCCATGTGGGAGGCTCGCAAGATCTTCATAACGCATCCCCTTTAACGGTTAAAAAGTCGGCGAATGGCTTCGCGCCGTTCGGGGGAAAGCTCGTTCCATCGCTGAAGATCCGATTCGACGCGGCGCCGTTCTTCCGGGGAGATCTGTTGCCATTGTTGCCATCGCTTTTTGTAAAGCTGCTGCTGCTGCGGTGGAAGGCTTTTATATTCTTTCAGCCGGCGCCGAAACACGTCCTTTTGTTGGGGCGGCAAAGACTGCCATTCTCGGTATTGCGGTGGAGCCTTGGATGCGTTTTGAAAGGGGTCAAAAGGGTTTGAGGTTCTTTTCTCATCATCGTGGCCTTTGGCATAGAACTGAGGCCTCGATGGGACAAAAGAACCCGAGGCCGAACCTTCCCTGAAAGATGCGAAAGCTCTGGGTGTGACGGCCCAGGTCCAGGGCGCTGAACCCAAGAGCAAGGCGCCCAGGAAAAGAAGAAGCCCAATACGGCGGGCTGTGATCGATGAAGACGAAGCGCCGAGTGCGTTGAGGGTCCTGGAAAGGCGAGCGCGCTTAAGCATAGGTTTCTTTTCCCAGGTGCGAAGAAACGGGGGCCGGCGCCGTATTGGGAGCCTCCGTTGAAGCAGG is a window of Desulfosoma caldarium DNA encoding:
- a CDS encoding aldehyde ferredoxin oxidoreductase N-terminal domain-containing protein; its protein translation is MSSSFRVLVVNLTTGQSEPTTFGAVHDHLGGSGLAAALFEAFGDPSAPWDDPEQPLVFAIGPLSGFLPLMSKVVLGFLSPYHNQYAESHAGGRLALALRFSGYDALVIQGVAASPTLLTLGSREIRLLDAHYLWGMDTLATGKWVRKIHQGEGGHRSIVRIGPAGENLVAFAAINVDTYRHFGRLGCGAAMGRKRLKAILVSGDRSVAVPTSKAYATFYKTIYQEAVRSPIMRKYHDLGTPENVLPLNALRALPWRNLQATQDPGAQFISGEHFAQDRLLRQTACAGCPVGCIHIGLLRERFGEEHEYIYRQVSYDHEPIFAAGSMLGITDAAQVLRLLESMERFGLDAISAGVSLAWATEAFEKGLLSEKETLGPLRFGEAEAYDRALAHLAGGTNDFYRALGRGTLHAASLYGGQDFACVLGQEMAGYATGEVFFVSQAYGFRHSHLDSAGYSYDQNTGQKSVDEALAYLMEEERRRVQLTSMVACLFARKLYSEDRLQEALNLLGHEEAAHNLASLSEKVQAMRWHLRFRSGFDPDQVVLPKRFFELTTWKGPIDAAFLHDLAAAYGSAIRRIVNH
- a CDS encoding 4Fe-4S binding protein, whose amino-acid sequence is MKILRASHMERCIGCYSCALACARLVHRCLSWLHSGIHIRSSGGLSTGFDAQLCLACDPAPCVAVCPTGAFAQRPGGGVKVQRELCIRCGACAEACPVQAVWVDPESLNPIVCIHCGRCTAFCPHDCLEMAEVRGAAETPSLADHES
- a CDS encoding DUF3106 domain-containing protein, which codes for MPPQQKDVFRRRLKEYKSLPPQQQQLYKKRWQQWQQISPEERRRVESDLQRWNELSPERREAIRRLFNR